A region of Paenibacillus sp. JNUCC-31 DNA encodes the following proteins:
- a CDS encoding cache domain-containing sensor histidine kinase, producing MSKYYSIRTKLIAFMLIATTIPLLASISMTFIQTKTALREQAVEENKRLIFQASTNLNNYVDNVARASLAVYNDPNFLRNLSKIPGDYRAVAEVYTTLQTIRAAVPDVFQLYLHSFVANQSTLIANPFPKREERKKAYSDSLHGIAAGNSPDIWIESAHLSHSYGFKAASADDPPRTVITLHRVIKDVPSTERLGVLAIDLNMDTIAEICSRLYDPVKEQIYVIDNQNQMIYEGKSEVSGTNALRQEAATQLNSARTATGSAQTASGHFEQDHSMYVYQQLGSQFANWTIIKQIPNETLYASATTLTWNNAMIAIAALLLVIVATLFISIRITGPLKQLMRYMNQIQAGRLHVDIRLTSRDEIGVLARHFRDMMDTVNNLILREYRLEIANKTNQLKALQAQIHPHFLYNTLQSIGTLALQQQGQRVYVLLSSLSKMLRYSMRDQTQVTLHEEAEHARLYLELQKERFGDRLEVELDFAGDTLRAEMPRMTLQPLIENYFKHGADIQPGKGRIQITSRRTPDDWIEIHLKNNGPSIPEDKLSEIQRWLREASISSGPTQNTEESESIGLRNVMRRLQLNSPPGYNALLTIGNLKPNGVEIIVKLYAGE from the coding sequence ATGTCAAAATACTACAGTATTCGCACCAAGCTCATCGCTTTTATGCTCATTGCCACGACGATTCCGCTGCTGGCCTCCATCAGCATGACGTTTATCCAGACCAAGACCGCTCTGCGTGAGCAGGCTGTCGAAGAGAACAAACGCCTGATCTTTCAGGCGTCCACGAATCTCAACAATTACGTGGATAACGTGGCAAGGGCTTCGCTTGCTGTGTACAACGATCCGAATTTTTTGCGGAATCTGTCGAAAATCCCAGGTGACTATCGCGCAGTTGCCGAGGTATACACCACTTTGCAGACGATCCGCGCGGCTGTACCGGATGTTTTCCAGCTGTATTTGCACTCTTTTGTTGCCAATCAATCGACATTGATTGCGAATCCTTTCCCGAAGCGGGAAGAACGAAAAAAGGCCTATTCCGACTCGCTACATGGAATAGCCGCCGGCAACAGCCCCGATATCTGGATCGAATCGGCGCACCTTAGTCATTCCTACGGCTTCAAGGCGGCGTCAGCGGACGATCCTCCAAGAACCGTAATCACCCTTCACCGTGTGATCAAGGATGTACCTTCGACTGAACGATTGGGCGTGCTTGCCATTGATTTGAATATGGATACAATTGCCGAAATTTGCAGCAGACTGTATGATCCGGTAAAGGAACAGATCTATGTCATCGACAATCAGAACCAGATGATATACGAAGGAAAATCGGAAGTTAGTGGAACGAATGCATTACGGCAGGAAGCGGCGACTCAGCTGAATTCAGCGCGTACTGCTACAGGGTCAGCCCAGACCGCGTCGGGACATTTTGAACAAGATCATTCGATGTATGTGTACCAGCAATTAGGCAGCCAATTTGCCAACTGGACCATTATCAAGCAGATTCCGAATGAAACGCTGTACGCCAGTGCCACCACATTAACGTGGAATAACGCCATGATCGCCATTGCTGCCTTGTTATTGGTCATTGTGGCAACCCTGTTCATCTCCATTCGGATCACCGGACCGCTCAAGCAATTAATGCGTTATATGAACCAGATTCAGGCAGGACGTCTTCATGTGGATATCCGGTTAACGAGTCGAGATGAGATCGGTGTGCTCGCCCGCCACTTCCGAGATATGATGGATACGGTGAACAATTTGATTTTGCGGGAATATCGGTTGGAAATTGCCAATAAAACCAATCAGCTTAAAGCACTGCAAGCCCAGATTCATCCCCATTTTCTGTACAATACATTGCAATCCATTGGTACACTGGCGCTGCAACAACAAGGACAGCGGGTGTATGTGCTGCTCTCTTCCTTATCCAAAATGCTGCGCTACAGCATGCGTGACCAGACTCAGGTCACGTTGCATGAAGAAGCCGAGCATGCACGGCTTTATCTGGAACTGCAAAAAGAGCGGTTCGGTGACCGCCTGGAGGTTGAGCTGGATTTTGCCGGAGATACCCTGCGCGCTGAAATGCCGAGGATGACTTTGCAGCCTTTGATTGAGAATTATTTCAAACATGGAGCGGACATCCAGCCCGGTAAAGGGAGGATACAGATCACCAGCCGCAGGACGCCTGACGATTGGATTGAAATTCATCTGAAAAATAACGGGCCGTCCATCCCGGAAGACAAGTTGTCCGAAATTCAGCGTTGGTTGCGTGAAGCGTCCATCTCTTCCGGCCCTACTCAAAATACAGAAGAAAGCGAGTCGATTGGACTGCGTAACGTGATGCGCCGGCTCCAACTGAATTCCCCGCCCGGATACAATGCGCTTCTTACGATTGGCAATCTGAAACCAAATGGCGTGGAGATTATAGTCAAACTATACGCGGGAGAGTGA
- a CDS encoding carbohydrate ABC transporter permease, with protein sequence MKHRKSSQLLQQLVFVGPSIVFFILIIVVPFLLGMVYSFTDWNGVSANIHWVGFDNFKQIFANDPKFVSAFWFTVRFTLVGVILTNVIGFFLAYFLTKPLKTRNILRTIFFMPNVIGGLLLGFIWQFIFVKGFSAVGDVTGWSFFNLPWLGDEPTAFWGIVIVFVWQTAGYLMVIYISSLTNVSPDLLEAAEIDGASRWQVLRSIIFPLIMPGVTICLFLAISWSFKMFDLNLSLTKGGPFGSTESVALNIYNEAFVNNRYGIGTAKALVFFVIVAIITMIQVRVTKSKEVEA encoded by the coding sequence ATGAAGCATCGCAAGTCTTCACAGCTGTTGCAGCAGCTTGTGTTCGTAGGTCCCTCCATCGTCTTTTTTATTCTCATTATCGTGGTCCCTTTCCTGCTTGGTATGGTGTATTCTTTTACCGACTGGAACGGGGTGTCAGCTAACATTCATTGGGTGGGATTCGATAATTTCAAACAAATTTTTGCGAATGATCCCAAGTTTGTATCTGCGTTTTGGTTTACGGTGCGCTTCACCTTGGTTGGTGTAATCTTGACCAATGTTATCGGTTTTTTCCTGGCGTATTTCCTGACCAAACCGCTCAAGACGAGAAACATTCTGCGTACGATCTTTTTTATGCCTAACGTGATCGGCGGGCTGTTGCTCGGCTTTATCTGGCAGTTCATATTTGTGAAAGGGTTTTCAGCTGTAGGCGATGTAACGGGCTGGTCCTTCTTCAACCTCCCATGGCTGGGAGATGAACCGACCGCCTTCTGGGGGATCGTCATTGTATTTGTCTGGCAGACCGCAGGGTATCTGATGGTCATCTACATCTCTTCCTTGACCAACGTCTCGCCTGATCTGCTGGAAGCTGCCGAAATTGATGGTGCCAGCCGCTGGCAGGTACTGCGCAGCATTATTTTCCCGCTCATTATGCCGGGAGTTACGATCTGTCTGTTCCTGGCGATTTCCTGGTCGTTCAAAATGTTCGATCTCAATCTGTCCCTGACCAAAGGCGGACCGTTTGGATCAACAGAGTCGGTAGCTCTGAATATTTACAACGAAGCTTTTGTGAATAATCGGTACGGCATCGGTACAGCCAAAGCACTTGTGTTCTTCGTAATCGTTGCCATTATCACGATGATTCAGGTACGTGTGACGAAGAGCAAGGAGGTGGAGGCATAG
- a CDS encoding carbohydrate ABC transporter permease → METSKNYRFSTIVTEIIMVLIGLLFLVPFYFLFVNSVKTFGDLLTNSAAWPEAFQWGNYANAWEKIKFPSALMNSLIVTVVSNLLLVLISSMAAYRMVRSDTRFNRILFGMFIAAMVIPFQSIMIPLVTVTSNLGLIDSLFGLIICYLGFGAPMSIFLFHGFVKSVPLEIEEAARVDGSSAYGVFFRIVFPLMKPMYVTVIILNTLWIWNDYLLPSLILQSSNLRTIPIATFALFGQYTKQWDLALPALVLGIMPIIIFFLLMQKYIIQGITAGSVKG, encoded by the coding sequence ATGGAAACGTCGAAAAATTATCGCTTCAGTACCATTGTAACCGAAATTATTATGGTGCTCATTGGATTATTGTTCCTGGTACCGTTCTACTTCCTGTTTGTCAATTCGGTCAAAACGTTCGGTGACTTGCTCACCAATTCAGCTGCTTGGCCGGAAGCATTCCAATGGGGCAACTATGCGAACGCCTGGGAGAAAATCAAATTCCCATCAGCGTTGATGAACTCGCTCATTGTCACAGTGGTCAGCAATCTGCTGCTTGTACTAATCAGCTCCATGGCCGCCTATCGAATGGTTCGCAGCGATACCCGCTTCAACCGGATTCTGTTCGGCATGTTCATTGCTGCCATGGTGATTCCGTTTCAGTCTATCATGATTCCACTCGTTACTGTAACCAGTAATCTTGGACTGATCGACAGTCTGTTCGGACTTATCATCTGTTATCTCGGTTTCGGGGCACCGATGTCCATCTTCCTGTTCCACGGATTTGTCAAATCGGTTCCGCTCGAAATTGAAGAAGCAGCGCGGGTGGATGGAAGCTCTGCCTACGGCGTGTTCTTCCGGATTGTATTCCCGCTCATGAAGCCGATGTATGTTACGGTCATCATCCTGAATACACTCTGGATCTGGAATGACTATCTACTGCCATCCCTGATTCTGCAAAGCTCCAATTTGCGTACAATTCCGATTGCGACCTTTGCGCTTTTTGGACAATATACGAAGCAATGGGATTTAGCCCTGCCTGCACTGGTGCTTGGCATCATGCCAATTATCATTTTCTTCCTGCTGATGCAGAAATACATCATTCAGGGGATTACCGCTGGATCAGTTAAAGGGTAG
- a CDS encoding ABC transporter substrate-binding protein produces the protein MKRMTKLTLLMLIAFSVMLAGCGNGDKSGSPVNTDAQGGGEAAAGDKTIKIFQYKVEIAEALNRLKAEYEKSHPGIKLDIQTVGGGSDYGAALKAKFAAGEQPDIFNVGGYRELDTWLEYLEDLSGEAWVKDVLDVAKEPMTKDGKLYGQPLALEGYGFIYNKDLFQKAGITEIPTTLEQLDQAAQKLQAAGITPFSNGYQEWWVLGNHNVNVAFANQADPVKFIQSLNEGTEKIPGNQVFTDWMNLLDLTLKYSNKNPLTTDYNTQVTLFASGEAAMMQQGNWTQVQIDGIDPNLNLGILPMPITNEPNDKLFVGVPNYWVVNKNSQVKAEAKEFLEWLVTSDIGKQYMTKEFKFIPAFSSIQASEEDLGDLATDIMKYSQENKTLSWNFNRFPEGVPQEFGSTIQAYVAGKSDKKALLDALQQNWDSLKK, from the coding sequence ATGAAAAGAATGACCAAGTTGACGTTGCTTATGCTAATTGCTTTTTCCGTAATGCTTGCGGGTTGTGGCAACGGAGATAAGAGTGGAAGTCCTGTTAACACAGACGCCCAAGGTGGCGGCGAGGCAGCAGCAGGGGACAAAACCATTAAAATCTTTCAATATAAAGTCGAAATTGCGGAAGCGCTTAACCGTCTTAAAGCGGAATACGAGAAATCCCATCCAGGCATCAAGCTGGACATTCAGACTGTGGGTGGCGGCAGTGACTACGGCGCTGCATTGAAAGCCAAGTTCGCGGCTGGCGAGCAACCGGATATTTTCAACGTTGGCGGTTATCGTGAACTGGACACATGGCTCGAATACCTGGAAGATCTGTCAGGTGAAGCATGGGTTAAAGATGTGCTTGATGTAGCCAAAGAGCCAATGACCAAAGACGGCAAACTGTATGGACAGCCGCTGGCACTGGAAGGTTATGGTTTCATTTATAACAAAGACCTCTTCCAAAAAGCAGGCATCACCGAAATTCCAACCACACTGGAACAATTGGATCAGGCTGCACAGAAGCTACAAGCCGCAGGAATTACCCCGTTCTCCAATGGATATCAGGAATGGTGGGTACTCGGCAATCATAACGTAAACGTGGCATTTGCGAATCAGGCTGATCCGGTGAAATTTATCCAGAGTCTTAACGAAGGTACGGAGAAAATCCCTGGTAACCAAGTGTTCACGGACTGGATGAATCTGCTCGATCTGACGCTGAAATACAGTAACAAAAACCCGCTCACAACCGACTACAACACACAGGTAACCCTGTTTGCAAGCGGGGAAGCAGCGATGATGCAGCAAGGGAACTGGACGCAGGTACAAATTGATGGCATCGATCCTAATCTGAATCTCGGCATTCTGCCGATGCCAATTACGAATGAACCGAATGACAAACTGTTTGTTGGTGTACCGAATTACTGGGTTGTGAACAAGAACTCGCAAGTAAAAGCGGAAGCAAAAGAGTTTTTGGAATGGCTCGTGACATCGGATATCGGTAAACAATACATGACCAAAGAATTCAAGTTTATCCCGGCATTCAGTTCCATTCAGGCATCTGAAGAGGATCTGGGTGACCTCGCAACCGACATCATGAAGTACAGCCAGGAGAACAAAACGTTAAGCTGGAACTTCAACCGTTTCCCTGAAGGTGTTCCACAAGAATTCGGCAGCACCATTCAGGCATATGTGGCAGGCAAATCGGACAAAAAAGCGCTGCTTGACGCCTTGCAGCAAAACTGGGATAGTCTGAAAAAGTAA
- a CDS encoding TetR/AcrR family transcriptional regulator gives MKSKSSNPVNRIKAVEVAAQLFLRQGYSYVSMDEVVRTSGVSKSNIYYHFKNKEELLQAVVQYWIAQYESELYLLLSQREREVTERIYSFIASLSAGMEGRDYKGSCPFITLYMQTPVSAPEVKESIARFFRDLQPMMEKLLQQGLDRGEFRKGIEPGPAASLFIAALEGSLVLAETARDIGIIKQSARTFCQMLR, from the coding sequence GTGAAATCCAAAAGTTCCAATCCGGTCAATCGGATCAAGGCAGTCGAAGTGGCCGCTCAGTTATTTTTACGTCAGGGATACAGCTATGTCAGCATGGACGAGGTCGTGCGGACAAGTGGTGTATCCAAATCGAATATCTATTATCATTTCAAAAACAAGGAGGAATTGCTTCAGGCCGTGGTGCAATACTGGATTGCCCAGTATGAATCGGAGCTCTACCTGCTGCTCAGTCAGCGTGAACGAGAGGTGACAGAACGCATCTATTCGTTTATAGCATCACTGTCCGCAGGCATGGAGGGGCGCGATTATAAAGGAAGCTGTCCATTTATTACACTGTATATGCAGACACCAGTCAGCGCGCCCGAAGTGAAAGAAAGTATAGCCCGCTTTTTCCGGGATCTGCAGCCGATGATGGAAAAGCTGCTGCAGCAAGGACTGGATCGTGGAGAATTCCGTAAAGGAATTGAGCCGGGACCGGCGGCTTCATTATTTATTGCAGCATTGGAAGGGTCACTTGTACTCGCGGAGACTGCGCGTGATATAGGGATTATTAAACAATCAGCACGTACATTTTGTCAGATGCTTCGGTAA
- a CDS encoding alpha/beta fold hydrolase, which produces MSIHNSSLSNAERNTSPYQAKNSIATQSTIILMTGSTGFIGKEVVKQLGDSEAQLLLLVRSESKARKALKAYGVTDFSRTTFIQGDLSAPGLGLTKADRERALQANVIIHAGGTMDVTLEPKVAEQIFMNGAREIAKLAEEIQRTHDLRHFIHIVGFMSPYGRTNSPSISSANNDVGHKLNRQKSLISKYFHSESAYEHMKFEADRYIRQHAEQHLYTLSVVNPSTVVGPYPTGATEQTGGIGMLIQAMRRGRMPVIPGGFLHWLPLVSNDVVAQTIVFLTQDSKPSGGTYPLLSRKVDSPDMNDLIRLLAAELDVSAPWWSVPLPLIHAAMKAGGTRISGIPPESISFITKQDFEVEQTEQLFRRMGQRMPDISQLLPYVTADLDYRFSYSSQDNLSSGWTRTRKGNLAVLVHEGQGEPWVIIHGLMSSADDMLPLGNALWCMTGNPVWLVDLAGFGRSPVHRNRAKGMAFKGQVEAVQSVLDEAHGPVRLVGHSVGAAIAAVAMQESERHHIQLAMLQPVWEAPRGGAQRLISRFPRRMLQGMLLRMTPHWLAGLLKRADVSDIDPTLFDDYARRASSGLKSPRIAGANADLLRWIQSHPDHKISQTSVEAQRTFMIWGINDQDYTRPANIHSSVQRVEVPYGHQFPVFYAEETASLLVNWQMESRTSLN; this is translated from the coding sequence ATGAGTATACATAATTCATCATTGTCAAATGCAGAACGTAACACCAGTCCTTATCAGGCAAAAAACAGCATAGCGACTCAATCAACCATTATTTTGATGACTGGCAGTACCGGATTTATAGGTAAGGAGGTAGTGAAACAACTTGGGGACAGTGAGGCCCAGTTATTGCTGCTTGTACGCTCTGAATCCAAAGCCAGGAAAGCTCTGAAAGCATACGGAGTAACGGATTTCAGCCGAACAACCTTTATTCAGGGAGATTTGTCAGCTCCAGGTCTGGGTCTAACCAAAGCTGATCGTGAGCGTGCTCTTCAGGCCAATGTCATCATTCATGCAGGTGGAACGATGGATGTTACATTGGAGCCGAAGGTGGCAGAACAGATTTTTATGAATGGAGCAAGGGAGATCGCCAAACTTGCGGAAGAAATCCAGCGTACACATGATTTGAGGCATTTTATCCACATCGTTGGTTTTATGAGTCCGTATGGAAGGACGAACTCTCCATCCATATCTTCAGCCAATAATGATGTTGGGCATAAGTTGAACCGACAGAAGTCATTGATTAGCAAATATTTTCATTCCGAGAGTGCCTATGAGCATATGAAATTCGAAGCGGATCGCTATATTCGACAACACGCTGAGCAACATTTGTATACCTTATCGGTTGTAAACCCGAGTACAGTCGTGGGTCCGTATCCCACGGGTGCAACCGAGCAAACGGGCGGGATTGGCATGCTGATACAGGCGATGAGAAGGGGGAGAATGCCTGTGATTCCCGGTGGTTTTCTGCACTGGCTTCCACTTGTGTCCAATGACGTGGTTGCACAGACCATTGTTTTTCTAACCCAGGACAGCAAGCCATCCGGCGGCACATATCCCTTGTTATCCAGAAAAGTGGACAGTCCGGATATGAACGATCTGATTCGGTTGCTGGCGGCAGAATTGGATGTATCTGCACCATGGTGGTCAGTGCCACTGCCGCTGATTCACGCAGCCATGAAGGCTGGTGGCACAAGGATCAGCGGTATTCCGCCTGAATCCATTTCGTTTATAACCAAACAGGATTTCGAGGTGGAGCAGACGGAACAATTGTTTCGGCGAATGGGGCAACGCATGCCGGATATCAGTCAGCTATTGCCTTATGTTACAGCTGATCTGGACTATCGATTTAGCTATTCTTCACAGGATAATCTGTCTTCGGGCTGGACTCGAACAAGGAAGGGCAATCTTGCGGTGCTGGTTCATGAGGGCCAGGGAGAGCCGTGGGTAATTATTCATGGTTTGATGAGCAGTGCAGACGATATGTTACCTTTGGGAAATGCGTTATGGTGCATGACGGGGAACCCGGTATGGCTTGTGGATCTTGCCGGATTTGGGCGTTCCCCGGTTCATAGAAACAGGGCAAAGGGGATGGCTTTCAAAGGGCAGGTCGAGGCGGTGCAAAGTGTACTGGATGAGGCGCATGGCCCTGTTAGACTGGTGGGGCATTCCGTTGGGGCTGCGATAGCCGCGGTGGCAATGCAGGAGAGTGAACGTCATCATATCCAGCTTGCCATGCTGCAACCTGTATGGGAAGCACCGAGGGGTGGCGCTCAGCGCCTGATATCAAGGTTCCCGAGAAGAATGCTGCAAGGAATGCTATTGCGAATGACTCCACATTGGTTGGCGGGGCTGCTAAAGAGGGCAGATGTTTCGGATATCGATCCAACTTTGTTTGATGACTATGCCCGGAGGGCTTCTTCCGGTCTGAAATCACCACGCATCGCAGGAGCGAATGCAGATCTGCTCCGCTGGATACAGTCCCATCCAGACCATAAAATATCACAGACGAGTGTGGAGGCACAGCGCACATTTATGATTTGGGGGATAAACGATCAAGACTACACACGCCCGGCAAATATACATTCATCAGTC